A part of Pseudoliparis swirei isolate HS2019 ecotype Mariana Trench chromosome 8, NWPU_hadal_v1, whole genome shotgun sequence genomic DNA contains:
- the LOC130198512 gene encoding LOW QUALITY PROTEIN: leptin receptor gene-related protein-like (The sequence of the model RefSeq protein was modified relative to this genomic sequence to represent the inferred CDS: inserted 4 bases in 2 codons; substituted 1 base at 1 genomic stop codon), whose translation MRADTSAHTVGSPCGVQVYLHVRDTVTMLVKSSAVCYCRFKTXSPDKEGKXPRRKQEVRRERKESLNTXTKHKEEDQKPNRKFHTFIAMAGIKALVGLSFSGAIGLTFLLLSCVLEQYGIYWPLFVLIFYILSPIPTFISRRLSDDSDSSSNACREIAYFLTTGIVVSSFGLPIVLAHTTTIQWGACGLVMTGNAVIFLTIFGFFVVFGGGDDFSWE comes from the exons atgcgcgccgacacatccgcgcacacag TCGGCAGTCCCTGTGGCGTTCAGGTGTACCTGCATGTTCGGGACACGGTTACAATGCTGGTTAAATCCTCGGCTGTCTGCTACTGTCGCTTTAAGAC GTCACCTGACAAAGAAGGAAA tccgaggaggaagcaggaagtacgtcgagaaagaaaagagagcctgaacacataaacaaaacacaaagaagaagatCAAAAGCCAAACAGAAAGTTCCACACATTTATTGCAATGGCCGGAATTAAAG CACTGGTTGGTTTATCCTTCAGTGGCGCCATTGGACTTACATTTCTTCTTCTGAGCTGTGTATTGGAGCAGTACGG GATATACTGGCCGCTGTTTGTCCTGATTTTCTACATATTGAGCCCCATCCCAACCTTCATATCCAGACGACTCAGTGATGACAGTGACTCCTCCAGCAATGCATGCAGAGAGATAGCCTACTTCTTAACAACTGGCATCGTGGTATCATCCTTTGGACTTCCCATTGTGCTAGCCCACACTACCACA ATCCAGTGGGGTGCCTGTGGTCTGGTGATGACAGGGAATGCTGTCATCTTCCTCACCATCTTTGGGTTTTTTGTCGTGTTTGGAGGTGGGGACGACTTCAGCTGGGAGTAG
- the LOC130197793 gene encoding phosphoglucomutase-1-like codes for MDNSPLQVLTIPTAPYPDQRPGTGGLTKKVHVFQSRRHYLHNFIQSIFSSIDLRDRQGSTVVVGGDGRFFNRTAIEVIVQMAAANGVGRMIIGHHGIMSTPAISCVIRKYKAIGGIILTASHNPGGADGDFGIKFNTANGGPAKEAVTNKIFQITRTIEEFAICPGLLVDLTTLGKQMFDLENKFKPFTVEIVDSVESYANLLRNIFDFAALKELLSGEDHIKIRLDAMHGVVGPYVRRILCEELGCPVNSAINCVPLEDFGGQHPDPNLTYAADLVDSMRDGQYDFGAAFDGDGDRNMILGKHGFFVTPPDSVAVIADNIFCIPYFQHTGVRGFARSMPTSAALDRVAKATKIELYETPTGWKYFGNLMDAGRLSLCGEESFGTGGDHIREKDGLWAVLAWLSILATRKQSVEDILKDHWLKYGRNYFTRYDYEDVEIDAACEMMMDLEILIVDKSFVKQRFAVKDKIYQVEKADNFEYTDPVDSTISRNQGLRIIFSDGSRIIYRLSGTGCDVATVRIYIDSYEKEQILEDTQVMLAPLATIALKISQLHHRTGRTGPSVIT; via the exons ATGGACAACAGTCCTCTGCAGGTGTTGACTATCCCGACGGCACCATACCCCGACCAGAGACCCGGCACCGGCGGCCTGACGAAAAAGGTCCATGTATTCCAGTCAAGGAGACACTATCTCCACAACTTCATCCAGAGTATCTTCTCCTCCATTGACCTCCGGGACCGACAGGGATCaacagtggtggtggggggagaCGGCCGCTTCTTCAACAGAACAGCTATTGAGGTCATTGTGCAGATGGCAGCTGCCAACGGG GTGGGTCGTATGATCATTGGACACCACGGGATAATGTCCACACCGGCCATATCCTGTGTAATCAGGAAATACAAAGCCATCGGTGGCATCATCCTCACTGCCAGCCACAACCCTGGTGGAGCTGATGGAGACTTTGGCATTAAGTTCAACACTGCAAATGGAG GCCCGGCCAAGGAGGCTGTCACAAACAAGATCTTTCAGATCACCAGGACCATTGAGGAGTTTGCCATCTGCCCCGGACTCCTTGTGGATTTGACAACTCTGGGCAAACAGATGTTTGATCTGGAAAACAAGTTCAAACCATTCACAG TGGAAATTGTGGACTCTGTGGAATCCTACGCTAACTTGTTGAGGAACATCTTTGACTTTGCTGCTCTGAAGGAGCTTCTCTCCGGTGAAGATCACATCAAGATAAGACTAGATGCCATGCATGGAG TGGTGGGGCCGTATGTGAGGAGGATCCTCTGTGAGGAGCTGGGCTGCCCTGTCAATTCTGCCATCAACTGTGTTCCCTTGGAGGATTTTGGGGGTCAACACCCAGATCCTAACCTCACCTACGCTGCAGATCTGGTTGACAGCATGAGAGATGGACAATATGATTTTGGTGCAGCATTTGATGGTGATGGG GACCGTAACATGATCCTTGGTAAACATGGTTTTTTCGTCACCCCACCGGACTCTGTGGCTGTTATTGCTGACAACATCTTCTGCATCCCATACTTCCAACATACAGGGGTGAGAGGCTTCGCCCGCAGCATGCCCACAAGTGCAGCTTTAGACAG AGTAGCCAAGGCAACAAAAATAGAGCTATATGAAACTCCGACTGGGTGGAAATACTTTGGAAACCTAATGGACGCAGGCAGACTGTCTTTGTGTGGGGAAGAAAGCTTTGGAACAG GTGGAGACCATATTCGTGAGAAGGACGGGCTTTGGGCCGTGCTGGCATGGCTATCCATCCTGGCCACTAGAAAGCAGAGTGTGGAGGATATCCTTAAAGACCATTGGCTGAAATACGGAAGGAACTACTTTACCAG ATATGACTACGAGGACGTAGAAATAGATGCAGCCTGTGAGATGATGATGGATTTGGAGATTTTGATTGTCGACAAGTCCTTCGTGAAGCAGAGATTTGCTGTGAAGGACAAAATCTACCAAGTGGAAAAAGCAGACAACTTTGAGTACACAGACCCGGTAGACAGCACCATATCCAGGAACCAG GGTCTGCGGATAATCTTCTCTGATGGTTCTCGGATCATCTATCGACTCAGTGGGACAGGTTGTGATGTGGCGACAGTTCGAATCTACATCGACAGCTATGAAAAGGAGCAAATCTTAGAAGACACGCAG GTGATGCTGGCACCCCTGGCAACCATCGCTCTGAAGATTTCCCAGCTCCATCACAGGACGGGTCGAACTGGCCCATCTGTCATCACATGA
- the LOC130197794 gene encoding angiopoietin-related protein 3-like produces the protein MRITLIPLLLVVAAACVPALCGKKEQPVLQPDVPVETRSRFAALDDVRLLANGLLQLGQSLREFVQKTKGQINDIVHKLNIFDHSFYQLSVLANEIKEEEEELKKTTVVLKANNEEIKILSVEMNSKVDIMLQEKSRLLKKVEGLEAKLSSMSHGLVTSGQVAEIGGLREVILSQERSITELLNAVREQSDQLNHQRVKINILEEKFTDTLTQETIERMPDIFNSDAPTLTPYLATSSTSTTSMTNPPSDCSDLFNRGERVSGVYAIRPSGTKTFMAFCDMSKDHGATVIQRRSDGSVNFDQNWEKYENGFGDFHGEFWLGLRNIHSLATQGNSVLHIQLEDWKQNRRFTEYRFNLSGPESNYTIHLTHLFGDLPDPMSNHTGMMFSTKDRDNDNHQESNCADTYTGGWWFNACGDINLNGRYFHMRPKWRSDRRRGIQLKPVQKASYSLKRIQISVHPVVTPNTTPSTSASYETGVFL, from the exons ATGAGAATCACACTAATTCCCTTATTGTTGGTCGTGGCTGCTGCCTGTGTCCCTGCCCTGTGTGGCAAAAAGGAGCAGCCGGTCCTCCAGCCTGACGTCCCAGTTGAAACCCGGTCCCGCTTTGCTGCTCTCGATGATGTGCGTCTCCTGGCGAATGGCCTCCTGCAACTGGGCCAGAGCCTGCGGGAGTTTGTGCAGAAGACCAAGGGACAGATAAACGACATCGTCCATAAGCTAAACATCTTTGACCACTCGTTTTACCAGCTCTCCGTGCTTGCCAATGAAattaaagaggaagaagaggagctcaAGAAAACCACTGTGGTACTGAAGGCCAACAACGAAGAGATCAAAATCCTCTCTGTTGAGATGAACTCCAAAGTGGACATCATGTTGCAGGAGAAGAGTCGGCTGCTGAAGAAGGTGGAAGGGCTGGAAGCGAAGCTGAGCAGCATGTCACATGGCCTGGTGACGAGCGGACAGGTGGCAGAGATCGGTGGCCTCAGG gaagtgatcctcAGCCAGGAGCGGAGCATCACTGAGCTGCTCAATGCTGTGAGAGAGCAGAGCGACCAGCTGAACCACCAGAGGGTTAAGATCAATATTCTGGAGGAGAAG TTTACAGACACATTGACACAGGAGACCATTGAGAGGATGCCTGACATCTTCAACAGTGACGCACCAACACTCACCCCTTATCTGGCCACAAGCTcgaccagcaccaccagcatgACCA ATCCTCCATCAGACTGCAGCGACCTTTTCAACAGAGGGGAGCGAGTCAGTGGTGTCTACGCCATCAGACCCAGCGGAACGAAGACCTTCATGGCTTTTTGTGACATGAGCAAAG ATCATGGAGCAACAGTCATCCAGCGAAGGAGCGATGGTTCAGTGAATTTTGATCAAAACTGGGAGAAATATGAAAATGGTTTTGGAGATTTTCATG GGGAGTTCTGGCTGGGCCTCAGGAACATCCACTCTCTAGCCACTCAGGGCAACTCTGTCCTTCACATCCAGCTGGAAGACTGGAAACAGAACAGGCGCTTCACTGAATACAGATTTAACCTTAGTGGTCCTGAGAGCAACTACACCATTCACCTCACGCATCTGTTTGGAGATTTGCCGGACCCCATGAGCAACCACACAGGCATGATGTTCTCCACCAAGGACAGGGACAATGACAACCACCAGGAATCCAACTGTGCCGACACCTACACAG GTGGATGGTGGTTCAACGCCTGTGGAGACATCAACCTGAATGGGAGATATTTCCACATGAGACCTAAGTGGCGTTCAGATCGTAGGAGAGGGATTCAGTTAAAGCCGGTCCAAAAGGCATCTTACTCCCTCAAGCGTATCCAGATCTCTGTACACCCCGTGGTTACCCCCAATACCACCCCCTCTACTTCAGCCTCCTATGAAACAGGTGTCTTTCTGTGA